CGATCATCATTCTGACTTCGAATCTCGGCAGCGAGATTTCCGAAGGCAGCTCGTTCGGCTTTGGCCAAAGCGAGCCGCGCCTCGAGGACGCGGTTGGCGAGGCCATGCGGGCGCACTTCCGGCCCGAATTGATCAACCGCATCGATCGCATCGTCCATTTCGCGCCGCTCAATCGCGACCATGTACGAATTCTCGCACAGCGCGAGCTGGGCGAGGTGCTCTTGCGCAGCGGCATCCTGCGGCGGCAGTTGCGCGTCGATGTCGACCGCGGGGTGATCGACATCCTGGCCGATGCGGGGTTCCATCCGGCTTACGGAGCCCGGCCGCTCAAACGCGCTGTCGAACGCCTGGCTTTGTTGCCCATCGCCCGCGAGATCGCCGGAATCGCGGAGCAGAATCGTCCCGCGCTGCTGCGATTGTTCCCGCAGGGGGATCGCATCTGCTTGAAGGTCATCCACGACCGGCAAAGCCGTGGCACCGACGCCCTGACGAACGTCGTGCACGTGACGAATCCCGCCGACGGCAAGGCGGCCAAGTTCACGCGTGCCGATCTCGTCCGCCTGCTCGATCGTTTGCGGCAAGCGGTTGCCGACCTGGAAGCCGAGGCCGAAGCCCGCGGGCTCGCCGAACGCAAGGCCGCCTTGGTGGCACGCACCACGCAAGTCGATTTCTGGGACGAGCCGGCCGACGCCCGCGAGGCGATGGGCGACTTGTATCGAGTCGAGAAGATGCTCGAGGCGGTGCAGGGTTTGCGCTCGAGCCTGGCGCGCTTAGAGCAGAAGCACGAAGGCCTTCAGCGGTCGGCGACCGAGCTCGGGCTACGGCAACTGGCCGGCGAGCTGTTGGCCAATGCCGTGCACAGCGAAGTCTTGATGTACGGACTACGTTGCTCCGAAAGGCTCGATCGATGCGATGCCTTCGTGGCGATCACCGCGACCGAACCGCTCGACGCCGACTTCGTCGGCAAACTGGCGGACATGTATACGGGTTGGGCTGTGCGCAAGGGGTTCCAGGTGCGGATCGTCAACGAGGAACTCCTGGCTCCCGACGTCAGCCAAGAGGTCGTGCTGCAAATCGAGGGCGTGGCGGTGTTCGGCTTGCTGCGCGCGGAGCAAGGGTTGCATGAGTTCGTCGCGCGCGCCGGGGGCAAGTCGTCCCGGCACGCCTGCTTCGTCAAGGTGCATGTGCTTCCGATTCTGGACGATGAGGCAGGCGAACGCCGGCCGCCGGCCGTGGCGACCTCGATGCTGCGCGGCGTCGGGCTGCGCTGTAAGCGATACCGCAGCCGCGCCACGGCGACCAACGCGCAGGGGCAGACCGTCACGCTGCACAGCGGGCTCGATCCGGACGAACTCGACGCGATCGCCCGCGAGCTGCTGCATTCCGAGCGCTGGCGTCTCGAGCGGGGCGATGCGCAGGGCACGAGCCTCGACGTCGTGCGCCGCTACACGATGCAGCCCAATCAATCGGCCAAAGACCTGCGGACGGGGGTAACCACACACCGGCTCGACCAGCTCTTTGCGGGCGCGTTGGATGCGTTTCTCACCGCAGCCTTGAACGAGCGCCTGGCCGGCCATTAGCACGGACTCGACCCCGTCGCTGCGCCGAACCAGGCCGACGACCGCTGCCGGGCTGCCCCTGTCGGTGTGCTGTACATGTTCTGGGCCGTGCTTGATTCGCAGCAACGGCGCGCTGGCCCCAAGATTCGGACTGCTTATGCCATGCTGCAGCTCGCGTGCCGAAAACCCCGGCGAAACGGCACCATCGCCGCGCAACGGCGTACTGCGCTGCATCACGGTTCAGGGCCATGGCTGGCGCGCGAAGCCGCGCGCATTGACCAACCGGCTATCATTCAGCAGACACGTAGGATCGTTCGTGCTCGCAAGGGAGTCCGGTGCCGTCGAAGCAGCAGCTGATGAACCGTGCGAGAGTTCATCGCCGTCGGTGCATCGCAGAGGAGTCAGCGCGTGAGTCTTAGCCGATTGCGTCATTGGCCTGGTTATCCCTACCCCCTGGGTGCCACTTGGGACGGTATGGGGGTGAACTTCGCCGTGTACTCGGAAAACGCGACCGGCATCGAATTGTGTCTGTTCGACGATCCCGCGGCGAAGCAGGAATCGCGGCGCATCCGATTGCGCGAACAGACCGATTTCGTCTGGCACGGCTACTTTCCCGATCTACGACCGGGACAAGCGTACGGCTACCGCGTCCACGGCCCCTATGAGCCGCGCCAGGGGCATCGCTTCAACGCGAACAAGATCCTGCTCGACCCGTACGCCAAGGAAATCGTGCGGATGATGAGCTGGGGCGACGAGATGTTCGGCTACAAGATCGGCGATCCTCAGGAGGATCTCTCCTTCGACGACCGCGACAATGCCGCTTCGGCGCCGCTGGCGGCCGTCGTCGACGCGGCCTTCACCTGGGGCGATGACCGGCCCCCGCGAACGCCCTTGCAGCAGACGCTGATCTACGAGCTGCACGTCAAAGGATTCACGAAACTCCACCCGGAAATTCCCGAGCACCTGCGCGGCACCTATGCGGCCCTCGGCACCGACACGGTGATCCGCTATCTCCGCTCGCTCGGCGTCACCGCCGTCGAACTCTTGCCGGTGCATCATCGCATCGACGACCGCCATCTGATCGAACGCGGATTGTCGAACTACTGGGGCTATAACACCTTGGCGTTTTTTGCCCCCGACCAGCGGTACCGTTCGTCCGAGGCGAGTTCGACGGTCAATCAATTTCGCACGATGGTTCGGAATCTCCATGCGGCCGGCATCGAGGTGATTCTCGACGTGGTCTACAACCACACGGCCGAGGGCAATCACCTGGGCCCCACGTTGTCGTTCCGTGGGATCGACAACGCGGCCTATTACCGGACCGTGGCGGACGACCCGCGTTACTACATGGACTTCACCGGCTGCGGCAACACGCTGCATATGACGAACCCGCGCGTGCTGCAATTGATCATGGACAGCCTGCGCTACTGGGTACTGGAGATGCATGTCGACGGATTTCGCTTCGACCTGGCGAGCACGCTGGCCCGAGAGCTGTATGCCGTCGACAAGCTGGGCGCTTTTTTCGACATCATCCACCAGGACCCCGTGTTGTCCCAAGTCAAGCTGATCGCCGAGCCCTGGGACCTGGGCGACGGCGGATACCAGGTAGGCAACTTCCCGGTGGGCTGGTCCGAATGGAACGGCAAGTACCGCGATTGCATGCGCCGCTTTTGGAAAGGGGACGCAGGCGTGCTCGACGAGTTCGCCACGCGGCTGTGCGGCAGCAGCGATTTGTATGCCTGGAACAGCCGCCGCCCGCACGCGAGTATCAATTTCATCACCTGCCACGACGGCTTCACGATGCGCGACCTGGTCTCGTACGACCACAAGCACAACGAGGCCAACGGTGAAGGCAACCGCGACGGCGCCGACGACAATCAAAGCTGGAACTGCGGGGTCGAAGGCCCCACGGACGACCCGTCGGTCAACGAGCTCCGAGCGCGCAAACAGCGGAGCATGCTGGCCACGCTGCTGCTGTCGCAGGGAGTGCCCATGCTCCTGGCAGGTGACGAGTTCAGCCATTCGCAGCAGGGCAACAACAACGCCTACTGTCAGGACAACGAGCTGACGTGGCTCGATTGGAATTGGACCGAGGAACAGCGCCAATTGCTCGACTTTACCCGGCAGTTGATCGCTTTCTGGCGCAGTCAGCCGGCGCTGCAGCGCCGCCGGTTCTTCCACGATCGCTCCTACCGTGGCGACGAGTTGGAAGACATCCTCTGGTACCGCAACGACGGCAAGAAGATGACCACCTCGGACTGGCAAGCCGGCTACACCCGTAGTGTGGCTTGCATGTTGCGCGGCGAGCACATCGACGTCAACGACCGTGGTGAAACCATCTCGGGCCAGACTTTGCTGCTGCTGTTCAACGCCGACCACAAGGTGGTTGTCGACTATAAGCTCCCGCCGCCGCCTCAGGGCTCGCGCTGGGCTTTCGTCTTCGACACCTATACGCCGACGACGCATGTGCGGCCGGGAGTGGTCAAGACGCGCTACGCGGCGCGGTCCTGCTCGTTGGCCGTCTTTGCCGCGGTCGCCAAGATTCCGCGCAAGAAAGAGGCCGCCGGGCTGCCGACGGCGACGGAGCTTGAGTTTGCCGAAGTGGTGGAATCGAGCACGGAAATCGCCGCCAGCCAGATAGAATCCGCCGTGGATGAGCCGGTGGCCGATCTTGCCACGTCTGCGGCGGTGCCGTCGCAGATCGCTCCAGTGCCACCGGCAACGACGACGCCTGCCCCGACACCTGCAAATGTCCCGGAGCCCGCGGCGCCGCCAGCAACTCCAGTGGCAAATGCACCCGCTCCGCCGGTTGCCGCTCCGCCCGCAGCGACAAACCCGCCCGCAGCGACAAACCCGCCGACGACGGCTCCCGATGCGACGGTGCGCCCCAACCGCGTTCAAGCACCGACGCGGAGCTAGTTGTCCTTGTTCGAGCGATCGCTCCTGCCAGCCCGGACCAATTGTCACGGCACATGGCTGTGTACCGGCGGAGGGTTAGTCGGTGTCTAGCCGGAGATTCGACGTGCTCGGCGTACTTTCGGTAGCTGTTCGCAATCTCAGGCTGCGCAGAGCCCGATCAAGTTCGCCGACGCTCGCGACCGTAGTCACATTGCTCAGCTTCGCCTGCGTATCTTGCGGCTGCTGACCAGCGGTCAACACCGCGTCGGTGAAGAGAATTGAGTCGGCCGAGCCATGGGCTTCCAAGCGGCGCCATAAATACCGGGCGGTTTTCAGCGCCCGCGGTCCGACGGCCACGATCACCAACGCCCAGGCGGCCTCTGTCTTGGCGGACATCGCCTGTTCGCTGGTCAGGAGATGTTTGTCGTCGGCCTTCGCGTTCCAGCCGAGCCGTAGCAGCGCCAGGGCCGTGACCCGTGCAGCCGCGGCTTGTGCCGCGCCACGAATCGGCAAGCACAAGACCTTGCGGTGTTCAGCAGGCGGGACCGGTGCGGCCGACAAGATCTCGTCGGCCAGTTCCTCGGTGACTTCGTCCAAGGTTTCGAGCATGTCGGTCATTTGCCGTCGATTGACAGCGCCCGTCTCCTGATCGGCCACGGCCCGACCAAGCACCGCCAAGAGCAATTGTTCGACGGCCACGGGTTCCCCGGCATCCTGCGACGCTTCTTCCCGCTGGGCCTCGGCGATGATGCGCAGCGACTCATGCACGTCGCCAGCCAAGAGCCGCTGGTACAGCCGATCTGTCTTGGTCAACGGGGCCTCGTCGCCCAGGAGAGTCACGAGGAATTTCAGGCTCGGCACATGACGGGCGAGCACCGTGATGCAGGCGGTCAGCGGCGTAGCGAGGATCAGCCCCGGCGTGCCCCAGATCAGCGTCCACAAACAAGCTGAAAGAATGATTCCCAGGGGCGACACGCCCACGCTGCTGCCGTAGAGCCAGGGCTCCAACACGTTGTTCGAGATCAACTCGATCAAGGCGATCCCGGCGGCAAGCATCGTCAGCGACGTCCAGCCCTCGGTTGTGGCCACAGCCATCAACAGCGGCAAGCCGGCCGCAACGATCGGTCCCAAATAGGGGATGAATCTCAGTACTGCTCCCAGCGCTCCCCAGAGGAGCCAGTTCGGCACCCCGGCGAACCAGCACAAAGCGCCGAGGGCAATCCCGTAGCTCACGTTGACGACGAGCTGCATTCTCAGGTACCGGCTGACGCGTCGTACCGCCTCGTCGAGCAGTTGAGTCGTACCGGAAACCTGGTCCACGCCCAGCAGCACGATGACCCGGTTGCGCAGATCCTCGCGCTCAACCAGCAAGAAGATGGTGAACACGCCGACCAGCACGGCCTGACCGAGCGGGGCCAAGACGGGTCCCAGCCAGTCCGTCATGAATCCGACGATGCGGCCGCCACTAGCGACCAGGTCCGGATGCGCCGGCGCGGATGCCGGGCGAAGAGGATGGTCGGCCACGACGACGTCGTGGCGAGATTCCCGCGGTGCCGGAGCACTCTCCGTCTCGGGGGATGACGCAGAGCTCGAACTACTCTCCGGCGGTTGCCCTTCGAGCACGCGCTCCAGGTCGCGGCTCGAGGATTCGATCCGCCGTAATGTGGGCTGCAGCGTGGCCTGCGCGGCACGGATTTTACGTTCGATCGTCGAGCGGTACTTGGGCAGCTCGCCCGACAGCGACACGACTTGTCCCGCCAGCCCGGCGCAGGCCGACGCGATGGCCGCGGCGACCAGTACCGTGACGATGACGACCGCTGGCACGCGCGGCAGGCCCCATCGCTCGAATCGCCGCACCCAGGGCGAGAACACGAACGCCAACAGCACCGCGAGCGCGAACGGGAGCAACACGCCACGCCCGAAGTACAGGGCCGCCAGCACAAGCGCAGCGACCACGAGTCGCTGATAGACGCTAGGTGTTGCAGCTGCGCCGCGACCAAACTCGACCATGCGGCAACCGTTCCAGAGAACGTGTTTAGCCCCGTCAAGTGCGTGTGCCGAGCCTCTACCTTCGGGCGCGAGCCCGACAAGTATTCACGAATGATCGATTAACGCTCGCTCCAGTGCAACAGCGATCAGTCTGGGATCCCTGGTAAACCGCGCAGGTCCGCAGGTCTCAGCAGGAAGTGAATCGCGAGGTTGGCACGGAGCAACCCAACGTCGAGGTGGTCGCAAGTTGGCCGGCGTGGCAGAATGACGGCCATGTTCGGCAAGCTGTGGCAACTCTTGAAGTCGGCATCTCTCGACTGGATCGACGACGAATGCTCGCGCTGGGGAGCGGTGCTGGCGTTTTATAGCATGATGTCGCTGGCTCCCTTGTTGGTGATTGCCGTCGCCATCGCTGGTACCGTCTATGGCGAAGCAGCCGCGCAAGGCGCGCTGGTCGGTCGGATGCAAGAACTGGCTGGCCAGAACGGCGCGGAGGTAATCGAACAGATTCTGGCCAACGCGCATCGCCCGGGCCTGGGCTCGTTGGCGGCGTTGCTGAGCGTGGGGGTCTTGTTGTTTGCGGCCGGCAGCGTGTTTACAGAGTTGCGAGCCGCGCTCAACCACATCTGGGAAGTCGCCCCGCCGGCGACGGGAACAGTCTGGCAATTCGTCAAGGGAAAACTGCTCGGACTGGCCATGGTGCTGGTCACCGGCACGATGCTGTTGTCCACGCTGGCCCTGAGCACGCTGGCCCAAGTGGCTCGGGGCGATCTTGCGAACTGGTGGCCTGGCCTCGTCGCTGCAGGTCCTTGGAGCGACATGCTCATTTCGTTCGTCCTACTCACGGGGCTCTTCGCACTGGTCTACCGCTATCTCTCCGACGTGCGCGTCGCGTGGCGCGACGTGTGGGTCGGCGCGCTGATCACGGCGATCCTGTTTTCAATCGGCAAATCGCTCTTGGGCGTCTACTTGGGCCGCAGTTCCTGGGCCTCGGCCTACGGAGCCGCAGGCTCGTTCGTGCTGCTTATCGTGTGGATCTACTATTCGGCACAAATCCTGCTTTTTGGCGCGGAATTGACGCAGGTCTATTCGCGGCAATTCAGTTCCGGTCTCCGTCGGCGCCGCACATCAAAACGCACGTCGCCCAACTCGCAGCCAACGGGAACGGACCACGGCCCAACGCAAGCGATCTGACGACGCGACTGGCTGCGGTATACGGCCAGGGTGCGTGGGACGGGGCGAAGTTCCAGAAATCAGACAGGTTCAACCAGCTTCAGGCAGTGTTGATCCAGCTGCGCAGCACCTCGGCCACGCTCCAGGCCTGCGCGCAACAGCCGCGCGGCGCAAACGGCGACTCGGCATCGAAGATTTCGCTGATCGACCCTACGCACGCCTCGTTCAGGTGATCATCGAGGGCCTGGAGAAAACGCCGGGCTTCGGCGCGGCGTTGCGGATAGACGCGCAGCCACGCGTCGACAAAATGGCCCAGTGGCCAGGTCCAGACCGTGCCTTGGTGATACGCCGCGTCACGGGCGCGGAGGTCGCCGTCGTAGGTGGCCTTATAATCCGGATGGCCGGGCGCCAGGCTGCGCAAACCGAACGGCGTGAGCAGCTGTGCCGTGACGCATTCGATCACGGGCTCCCAATGTTCGCGGGCCAGGACCGGATGATCGAGCGACAAGGCGAAGATCTGGTTGGGACGAACCGTGGGATCGTCGCCGTCTTCGCCATCGACCAGATCGTACAAGCAACGTCGATCCGGATCCCAGAACCTGCGTTGAAACGACGCCACTGCCTGGTCGGCGCGGCCGCGCAAGTCGTCGGCCGTCGCGTGATCGCCCGCCTCGCGAATCCAGGCTTCGCACAGGCACAGGGCGTTGTACCACAGCGCATTCAGCTCAACCGTTTTGCCGCGCCGGGGGGTGACGACCCAATCGGCCACCTTGGCATCCATCCAGGTCAGCGCATATCCGTCTTGTCCCTGGGTCAGTAGCCCATCCACCGGATCGACGTGGATGCCGAAACGAGTTCCTTGTCGGTAGCTTTCAACGATCTCCAAAAGCACCGGCAAGAGCTGCTGCAACGTGCGCCGCTCGCGGCTGGCGCGCAGATAGCGTGCCAGGGCATGCACGAACCAGAGCGAGGCGTCGGCCGTGTTGTACAGCCCCTCGCGCTGTCCTTCCGGAAAGAGATTCGGGATCAGCCCGTCGTGGACATAGCGAGCAAAGGTCCGCAGGATGCATCCGGCCTCGTGCACACGGCCGGTGGCGAGGGTCAGCCCCTCGAGGCTGATCATCGTGTCGCGGCCCCAATCGGTGAACCAGTGGTAGCCGGCGATGACGGTACGGATTTCATCGCCGGCAGCGGCCGCATAGGCCGCGTCGGCGACGCGCGTCGTCGGCAAGATCAGAAATTGATCCGCGGCCAGGACAAGCTCGCGAGCCAGCCCTTGCCTGGCCGCGGGATGCGCCTGTTCCAGCAATGCCTCGCGGCGCTGCGATTCGGCGCGCCAGGTATCGTCAGGACCGATTTCGTCCTGTCGATCCCAAGGCTCGGTCGACGCCCGGAGCACCACCGTTTGGCCTTGTTCGAGGTCGGCCCGAAAATACCCGGGGCAATACAGCCGATCGCGGTGCTCATAACCCCGGCGGCGTTCTTCCGGGTATTGCACCGAGCGCTCGTGGCCCCCGTCGAGCACCAGGCTGCCGCGTTCGGCGAGCAGGTGCATCCGCAAGGGGGGCGTGAGAGGCGAATGCAGCTCGATCAGATCGCCGTCCGCCGACAGTCGGTACCGGGGTACCGACGTATGGTCCAAGGCGCCTTCGTGCGGACGAAAATGAAATGCCGGCGCCAGGC
This Pirellulales bacterium DNA region includes the following protein-coding sequences:
- a CDS encoding AAA family ATPase, which gives rise to MPLADAEISELQAFGTVITPQLLREPGPLACGRESELDFLAHHFDHARLNSAILVGPSGTGKSAILYEFFRRLGQRTDPWAVLETSCSLLMAGTRYLGEWQTRVDELRRKVSRLQRVAVYFTDLANLLTAGKASESTDNIAAALAPAIERGEIVLFGECTEEIYHQSIEPHPWFSKLFGTLRIAPQPPEAVRKVIEHLLARHNRELDAELGLELRWDEHALTAVDQYGRLYFPGSSPPGGTARLIDHIVSAKRAALQCQLQRPRYEQVTMQDCLKSLESFTGIPSLLLDDSQPLDLTQVRDHFRSRVIGQDQAVDTIVDLIALIKAGLTDPKKPLGVLLFVGPTGVGKTELAKALAEFIFGRADRMLRYDMSEFKDFSSFEKLIGNPQASHASGLQGGSLLKSVREQPFSLILFDEIEKAHSNIFDLWLQLFDDGRLSDVQGRATDFTQSIIILTSNLGSEISEGSSFGFGQSEPRLEDAVGEAMRAHFRPELINRIDRIVHFAPLNRDHVRILAQRELGEVLLRSGILRRQLRVDVDRGVIDILADAGFHPAYGARPLKRAVERLALLPIAREIAGIAEQNRPALLRLFPQGDRICLKVIHDRQSRGTDALTNVVHVTNPADGKAAKFTRADLVRLLDRLRQAVADLEAEAEARGLAERKAALVARTTQVDFWDEPADAREAMGDLYRVEKMLEAVQGLRSSLARLEQKHEGLQRSATELGLRQLAGELLANAVHSEVLMYGLRCSERLDRCDAFVAITATEPLDADFVGKLADMYTGWAVRKGFQVRIVNEELLAPDVSQEVVLQIEGVAVFGLLRAEQGLHEFVARAGGKSSRHACFVKVHVLPILDDEAGERRPPAVATSMLRGVGLRCKRYRSRATATNAQGQTVTLHSGLDPDELDAIARELLHSERWRLERGDAQGTSLDVVRRYTMQPNQSAKDLRTGVTTHRLDQLFAGALDAFLTAALNERLAGH
- the glgX gene encoding glycogen debranching protein GlgX, coding for MGATWDGMGVNFAVYSENATGIELCLFDDPAAKQESRRIRLREQTDFVWHGYFPDLRPGQAYGYRVHGPYEPRQGHRFNANKILLDPYAKEIVRMMSWGDEMFGYKIGDPQEDLSFDDRDNAASAPLAAVVDAAFTWGDDRPPRTPLQQTLIYELHVKGFTKLHPEIPEHLRGTYAALGTDTVIRYLRSLGVTAVELLPVHHRIDDRHLIERGLSNYWGYNTLAFFAPDQRYRSSEASSTVNQFRTMVRNLHAAGIEVILDVVYNHTAEGNHLGPTLSFRGIDNAAYYRTVADDPRYYMDFTGCGNTLHMTNPRVLQLIMDSLRYWVLEMHVDGFRFDLASTLARELYAVDKLGAFFDIIHQDPVLSQVKLIAEPWDLGDGGYQVGNFPVGWSEWNGKYRDCMRRFWKGDAGVLDEFATRLCGSSDLYAWNSRRPHASINFITCHDGFTMRDLVSYDHKHNEANGEGNRDGADDNQSWNCGVEGPTDDPSVNELRARKQRSMLATLLLSQGVPMLLAGDEFSHSQQGNNNAYCQDNELTWLDWNWTEEQRQLLDFTRQLIAFWRSQPALQRRRFFHDRSYRGDELEDILWYRNDGKKMTTSDWQAGYTRSVACMLRGEHIDVNDRGETISGQTLLLLFNADHKVVVDYKLPPPPQGSRWAFVFDTYTPTTHVRPGVVKTRYAARSCSLAVFAAVAKIPRKKEAAGLPTATELEFAEVVESSTEIAASQIESAVDEPVADLATSAAVPSQIAPVPPATTTPAPTPANVPEPAAPPATPVANAPAPPVAAPPAATNPPAATNPPTTAPDATVRPNRVQAPTRS
- a CDS encoding AI-2E family transporter, which translates into the protein MVEFGRGAAATPSVYQRLVVAALVLAALYFGRGVLLPFALAVLLAFVFSPWVRRFERWGLPRVPAVVIVTVLVAAAIASACAGLAGQVVSLSGELPKYRSTIERKIRAAQATLQPTLRRIESSSRDLERVLEGQPPESSSSSASSPETESAPAPRESRHDVVVADHPLRPASAPAHPDLVASGGRIVGFMTDWLGPVLAPLGQAVLVGVFTIFLLVEREDLRNRVIVLLGVDQVSGTTQLLDEAVRRVSRYLRMQLVVNVSYGIALGALCWFAGVPNWLLWGALGAVLRFIPYLGPIVAAGLPLLMAVATTEGWTSLTMLAAGIALIELISNNVLEPWLYGSSVGVSPLGIILSACLWTLIWGTPGLILATPLTACITVLARHVPSLKFLVTLLGDEAPLTKTDRLYQRLLAGDVHESLRIIAEAQREEASQDAGEPVAVEQLLLAVLGRAVADQETGAVNRRQMTDMLETLDEVTEELADEILSAAPVPPAEHRKVLCLPIRGAAQAAAARVTALALLRLGWNAKADDKHLLTSEQAMSAKTEAAWALVIVAVGPRALKTARYLWRRLEAHGSADSILFTDAVLTAGQQPQDTQAKLSNVTTVASVGELDRALRSLRLRTATESTPSTSNLRLDTD
- a CDS encoding YihY/virulence factor BrkB family protein — translated: MFGKLWQLLKSASLDWIDDECSRWGAVLAFYSMMSLAPLLVIAVAIAGTVYGEAAAQGALVGRMQELAGQNGAEVIEQILANAHRPGLGSLAALLSVGVLLFAAGSVFTELRAALNHIWEVAPPATGTVWQFVKGKLLGLAMVLVTGTMLLSTLALSTLAQVARGDLANWWPGLVAAGPWSDMLISFVLLTGLFALVYRYLSDVRVAWRDVWVGALITAILFSIGKSLLGVYLGRSSWASAYGAAGSFVLLIVWIYYSAQILLFGAELTQVYSRQFSSGLRRRRTSKRTSPNSQPTGTDHGPTQAI
- a CDS encoding glycogen debranching enzyme N-terminal domain-containing protein, with product MRQAAGPPPLRRIAWSRERAGDAGSREWLVTNGLGGYASGTLCGAPSRRYHALLVAALPAPLGRFVMFNHLAEDLRLPDRTGVRLDAGFGHEVQHRWPDPLKTFVLEDGLPVWTYELGGWVLEKRILLPHHQNTVYIRYHLLRSDTSLRLRLAPAFHFRPHEGALDHTSVPRYRLSADGDLIELHSPLTPPLRMHLLAERGSLVLDGGHERSVQYPEERRRGYEHRDRLYCPGYFRADLEQGQTVVLRASTEPWDRQDEIGPDDTWRAESQRREALLEQAHPAARQGLARELVLAADQFLILPTTRVADAAYAAAAGDEIRTVIAGYHWFTDWGRDTMISLEGLTLATGRVHEAGCILRTFARYVHDGLIPNLFPEGQREGLYNTADASLWFVHALARYLRASRERRTLQQLLPVLLEIVESYRQGTRFGIHVDPVDGLLTQGQDGYALTWMDAKVADWVVTPRRGKTVELNALWYNALCLCEAWIREAGDHATADDLRGRADQAVASFQRRFWDPDRRCLYDLVDGEDGDDPTVRPNQIFALSLDHPVLAREHWEPVIECVTAQLLTPFGLRSLAPGHPDYKATYDGDLRARDAAYHQGTVWTWPLGHFVDAWLRVYPQRRAEARRFLQALDDHLNEACVGSISEIFDAESPFAPRGCCAQAWSVAEVLRSWINTA